The following are from one region of the Desmospora profundinema genome:
- the leuS gene encoding leucine--tRNA ligase, with protein MRRYEPQTLEPRWQERWERMGAHSTPEASDKPKFYALEMFPYPSGEGLHMGHVRNYSIGDVVARFKRMNGYRVLHPMGADAFGLPAENAAIQRGVNPRQWTESNMERIREEQARMGISYDWDRYVGTCQPDYYRFTQWLFLLFYERGLAYRKKAAVNWCPDCATVLANEQVEDGKCWRCDSEVEKKELEQWFLRITDYADALLEGLESLPKWPEKVKAMQRNWIGRSEGATITFTIPELDDTPVSVFTTRPDTLYGVTYMVLAPEHPLVPRLIQRKESEETIRDFIDAMAKESELSRTGSDVEKVGHFTGAYAKHPLTGENIPIWVANYVLMEVGTGAVMGVPAHDERDFAFAQKYDLPIRQVVRPQEGDDEAAELETAYVEDGVLIHSGPFDGLDNRKAIRAIADHLKEHGRGGATVSYRLRDWLFSRQRYWGCPIPILYCDNCGVVPVPKEELPVRLPEDVVFDGKSNPLTTSEQFATASCPSCGGVARRETDTMDTFIDSSWYFLRYTDPHQEDKPFAAEQANRWMPVDFYIGGVEHAVLHLLYSRFVTKVLHDAGMLEADEPFQHYFPQGMVLKDGSKMSKSKGNVVSPQDIIERYGADTARLFILFAAPPDRELEWSDSGVEGSYRFLTRVWRMVQNHVSLFENRQPPQPNDDAAKELHRLVHQTVKKATVDIHERYQFNTAISGIMELVNGIYAYPAEADRGTLAQAIETVVLLLAPFAPHITEELWEQMGNTDSVHDQSWPAYDEAALVLDEVEIAVQINGKVRHKAVVPSGADRKAIEEHVMGDEKVRKLVNGKTVHKVIVVPGKLVNIVAK; from the coding sequence ATGAGACGTTATGAGCCACAAACGTTGGAACCCCGATGGCAGGAAAGATGGGAACGGATGGGAGCCCATTCCACCCCGGAAGCATCGGATAAACCAAAGTTTTACGCGTTGGAGATGTTTCCCTATCCCTCGGGAGAAGGATTGCATATGGGGCATGTCCGCAATTACTCGATTGGGGATGTAGTCGCCCGTTTCAAACGAATGAACGGATATCGGGTGCTTCATCCCATGGGTGCGGATGCCTTCGGATTGCCGGCGGAAAACGCCGCCATCCAGCGGGGCGTCAACCCGAGGCAGTGGACGGAGTCCAATATGGAACGGATTCGGGAAGAGCAGGCCCGTATGGGGATTTCTTATGATTGGGATCGGTATGTGGGAACCTGCCAGCCGGACTATTACCGTTTTACTCAATGGCTGTTCCTCTTGTTCTATGAACGGGGGTTGGCCTATCGCAAAAAGGCGGCTGTCAACTGGTGCCCCGACTGTGCCACCGTATTGGCCAACGAACAGGTGGAAGACGGCAAGTGTTGGCGTTGTGACAGCGAAGTGGAGAAAAAGGAACTGGAACAGTGGTTCCTGCGTATTACGGATTATGCCGATGCGTTGTTGGAGGGATTGGAAAGCCTTCCGAAATGGCCGGAAAAAGTAAAGGCGATGCAGCGAAATTGGATTGGCCGCAGCGAAGGGGCAACGATTACGTTTACAATTCCGGAGTTGGATGATACACCGGTATCCGTTTTCACCACCCGTCCCGACACCTTATACGGGGTCACTTATATGGTGCTGGCACCGGAACACCCCCTGGTTCCGCGTCTGATCCAGAGAAAAGAGAGCGAAGAGACCATCCGGGATTTCATCGACGCGATGGCGAAAGAGTCGGAGCTATCCCGCACCGGTTCCGATGTGGAGAAGGTGGGCCATTTTACCGGAGCCTATGCCAAACATCCCTTGACCGGTGAAAACATCCCGATCTGGGTGGCCAATTACGTGTTGATGGAGGTTGGTACCGGTGCAGTCATGGGTGTTCCCGCCCACGATGAACGGGACTTTGCATTTGCACAAAAATACGATCTTCCTATCCGGCAGGTGGTCCGTCCGCAGGAGGGGGATGATGAAGCGGCAGAGCTGGAAACCGCGTATGTGGAAGATGGTGTGCTGATTCATTCCGGTCCCTTCGATGGACTGGACAATCGGAAAGCGATCCGTGCCATTGCCGATCACTTGAAAGAACATGGACGGGGAGGTGCGACCGTCTCCTACCGGTTGCGGGATTGGTTGTTTTCCCGTCAGCGGTACTGGGGTTGCCCCATCCCAATCTTGTACTGCGATAATTGCGGAGTGGTTCCCGTACCCAAAGAAGAGCTTCCGGTGCGGCTGCCGGAGGATGTGGTGTTTGACGGCAAAAGCAATCCATTAACCACCTCTGAACAGTTTGCCACTGCGAGCTGCCCCTCCTGTGGGGGAGTCGCCCGCCGGGAAACGGACACCATGGACACCTTCATCGATTCTTCCTGGTACTTCTTGCGTTATACCGACCCTCATCAGGAGGATAAGCCTTTTGCGGCGGAACAAGCCAACCGCTGGATGCCGGTCGACTTTTATATCGGCGGGGTGGAGCATGCTGTGCTTCATCTCCTGTACTCCCGCTTCGTTACCAAGGTGTTGCACGATGCCGGTATGTTGGAGGCGGACGAACCCTTCCAGCATTACTTCCCCCAAGGAATGGTGTTGAAGGATGGTTCCAAGATGTCCAAGTCCAAAGGGAATGTTGTCTCCCCGCAGGATATCATTGAGCGTTATGGGGCCGATACCGCCCGCCTGTTTATTTTGTTCGCCGCTCCGCCGGATCGGGAGCTGGAATGGAGCGATTCCGGTGTGGAAGGCAGTTATCGTTTCCTGACCCGGGTGTGGCGCATGGTGCAGAACCATGTCTCTCTGTTTGAAAATCGGCAGCCACCCCAGCCCAACGATGATGCCGCCAAGGAACTTCACCGCCTGGTACACCAAACAGTGAAAAAAGCGACGGTCGACATTCATGAGCGTTACCAGTTCAACACCGCGATCAGCGGCATTATGGAACTGGTGAACGGTATCTATGCGTACCCTGCCGAAGCGGACAGGGGCACGCTGGCGCAGGCGATTGAGACGGTGGTGCTCCTGTTGGCGCCCTTTGCTCCTCACATCACCGAGGAGTTGTGGGAGCAGATGGGGAATACCGACAGTGTTCACGATCAATCCTGGCCGGCTTACGATGAAGCGGCTTTGGTTCTGGATGAAGTGGAGATCGCCGTCCAGATAAACGGCAAGGTGCGCCATAAAGCGGTTGTACCCTCCGGAGCGGACCGGAAAGCGATTGAAGAGCACGTGATGGGAGATGAAAAGGTACGTAAACTGGTGAACGGAAAAACGGTTCACAAGGTGATCGTAGTCCCCGGTAAATTGGTAAATATCGTGGCGAAGTAA
- a CDS encoding ATP-grasp domain-containing protein: MRDKEEKIAKPVALLGWSLPMMEAADRLNRPFVVVGPPGCEAYAKKYDLPFIGWDFDKLNKETKMEQRYERAEELYNRMREFGADLAIPLFEETVEWAGALNAHIRKDPRLFHHSLLFRHKAKMKRRALIGGLKVGVFEEGESKEDVRRFLRRVNEVHLKLDGEGLEPIHIKAFDRAGAAGHRLIRTENDIENQLKDDNFPCLMESHLDGVEVSCEVFIHKGKIQFLNITEYVVFGHSMMAPPSPEIEKRRPQVRAACQQLIDAFDIKYGVIHPEFFLADHGPIHFGEVAYRVPGGHIYELIQRTYGFSPFEAHLLCCDPDTMEEELLGLFPDETKPNGHAGSLLVYPRVKEIKSLRIPKELEEHPGFDRHNMFTPVERKVADREGYGNHHGTVFFYHGDSEQVRTPLTDFVDYDFYI, translated from the coding sequence ATGAGGGATAAAGAAGAGAAAATCGCCAAACCGGTGGCCTTGCTCGGTTGGAGTTTGCCGATGATGGAGGCGGCAGACCGGCTTAACCGTCCTTTTGTCGTGGTGGGACCGCCCGGTTGTGAAGCGTACGCGAAAAAATATGATCTTCCTTTTATCGGCTGGGATTTTGACAAGCTGAATAAAGAAACAAAGATGGAACAAAGGTATGAACGTGCGGAGGAATTATATAACCGGATGAGAGAGTTTGGAGCGGATCTGGCCATTCCGTTGTTTGAAGAAACCGTTGAATGGGCGGGGGCGTTAAACGCACATATTCGGAAGGATCCTCGTCTATTCCATCATTCACTTCTTTTCAGACACAAGGCCAAAATGAAACGGAGAGCGTTGATCGGTGGATTGAAAGTGGGCGTGTTTGAGGAAGGAGAAAGCAAAGAAGATGTGAGGAGGTTCCTTAGGCGGGTGAATGAAGTCCACCTGAAACTGGACGGAGAGGGGCTGGAGCCGATTCACATCAAGGCATTCGACCGGGCCGGTGCGGCTGGACATCGTTTGATCCGGACGGAAAACGATATCGAAAACCAATTGAAGGATGACAACTTCCCCTGCCTGATGGAAAGCCATCTGGACGGTGTGGAAGTGTCGTGTGAAGTGTTTATTCACAAAGGAAAGATACAATTCCTCAATATCACGGAATATGTCGTGTTCGGCCACTCCATGATGGCTCCGCCCTCTCCTGAAATTGAAAAGCGACGGCCCCAGGTCCGGGCAGCTTGTCAGCAATTAATCGATGCATTTGACATTAAGTACGGTGTGATTCATCCCGAATTCTTTCTCGCAGATCACGGGCCCATCCATTTCGGGGAGGTGGCTTACCGGGTTCCCGGTGGCCATATCTATGAGTTGATCCAACGGACCTACGGATTCAGCCCCTTTGAAGCGCACTTGCTGTGCTGTGATCCGGACACGATGGAAGAAGAGCTACTCGGATTGTTTCCCGATGAAACAAAGCCCAACGGACATGCCGGCAGCTTGCTGGTTTATCCGCGCGTCAAAGAAATAAAGAGTCTTCGGATTCCGAAAGAACTGGAGGAACACCCCGGATTTGACCGGCACAACATGTTTACTCCGGTCGAACGGAAAGTGGCGGACAGGGAAGGGTACGGCAATCACCACGGTACCGTGTTTTTTTATCATGGGGATAGTGAGCAGGTGAGGACACCGCTTACCGATTTCGTTGATTACGATTTTTACATCTGA
- the rsfS gene encoding ribosome silencing factor yields the protein MSLNLVELAQLAASAAEEKKAQRVTIMDIRGLSVIADYFVVCHGNSQTQVKAIVDAIKKKVQEADIPVKGVEGLSEARWVLVDLGDVVVHVFHKDERDFYDLERLWGDAAQVGVQ from the coding sequence ATCTCTTTGAACCTAGTGGAATTGGCTCAACTGGCGGCCTCCGCCGCCGAGGAAAAAAAGGCCCAGCGTGTTACCATCATGGATATCCGGGGGTTGTCCGTCATCGCCGATTATTTTGTAGTCTGCCATGGGAATTCTCAAACACAGGTGAAGGCGATCGTGGATGCCATCAAGAAAAAGGTGCAGGAAGCCGATATTCCCGTCAAGGGGGTCGAAGGGTTGTCCGAAGCTCGTTGGGTGCTGGTGGATCTCGGTGATGTGGTCGTCCATGTCTTCCACAAGGATGAGCGGGATTTCTACGATTTGGAACGTCTGTGGGGCGATGCCGCACAGGTGGGTGTGCAGTAA
- a CDS encoding helix-hairpin-helix domain-containing protein — protein sequence MWVDEWSAREKKWATAAGVLALALVGMVLYSWWAGDDRKAESLPGPGTNEYQPLQPVENTADSDRKKEPAELVVDVKGAVKKPGVYRLPPGSRVEDAVKRAGGPAGKADMDRVNQAQPLTDGMALFVPAEGEEDVPLAGDSFPAAGGSGEAGAVNLNTATQEQLESLNGIGPAKAEAILRHREEHGPFSSVDELVQVPGIGEKTLEQLRDQVTVD from the coding sequence ATGTGGGTGGATGAATGGAGCGCCCGGGAGAAGAAATGGGCGACGGCGGCGGGAGTATTGGCCTTGGCATTGGTGGGGATGGTGCTGTATTCATGGTGGGCCGGGGATGACAGGAAAGCGGAGAGCCTTCCCGGACCGGGAACAAACGAGTACCAGCCGCTCCAACCGGTGGAAAATACGGCGGACAGCGATCGGAAAAAGGAACCGGCGGAGTTGGTGGTCGATGTGAAGGGGGCGGTGAAAAAGCCGGGGGTGTATCGGCTTCCGCCGGGTTCCCGGGTGGAAGATGCGGTTAAACGGGCGGGAGGTCCCGCCGGGAAAGCGGATATGGATCGGGTGAATCAAGCCCAACCCTTGACGGATGGAATGGCGCTCTTTGTTCCCGCAGAAGGGGAGGAGGACGTTCCCCTCGCGGGCGATTCATTCCCGGCTGCGGGAGGGTCAGGGGAAGCCGGGGCCGTCAATCTGAATACCGCTACCCAGGAGCAGCTGGAATCCCTCAACGGGATCGGCCCTGCCAAAGCGGAAGCCATCCTCCGCCACCGGGAAGAACACGGACCGTTCTCCTCTGTGGATGAACTGGTACAGGTGCCCGGCATCGGGGAAAAAACGCTGGAGCAATTGCGGGATCAAGTGACAGTGGACTGA
- a CDS encoding MurR/RpiR family transcriptional regulator: protein MQKSGGMSKSHRKIAAYVERHPDTSPFLTAAKLAKKTGVSEATVVRFAVSLGYTGYTEMQRSLQERLRERLTTVERLHMAEDLYPEESRVAFEVLQDDLSNLKQTVNQLNPRFFADAVNRIGSAENIAVVAFRSSHSLGYFLTFYLDLILKNTELVIHSDTMFERLSALGENDLVIGIGFPRYTARTVQALQYARSRGIPTLALTDSNGSPLARESDVYLIASSRLPSYVDSFTAPLALINALLTAVGRTYKKKAAKRLEEMEQLWDREGIYFPDG, encoded by the coding sequence TTGCAAAAGAGCGGCGGGATGAGCAAATCGCACCGCAAGATCGCCGCTTATGTGGAACGGCATCCGGATACGTCCCCGTTTCTGACCGCGGCCAAGCTGGCTAAAAAAACGGGGGTAAGCGAGGCAACCGTCGTGCGGTTTGCCGTCTCTCTCGGTTACACGGGTTATACGGAAATGCAGCGGAGTCTGCAAGAACGGCTGCGGGAGAGATTGACCACGGTGGAACGGCTCCATATGGCGGAGGATTTGTACCCGGAAGAATCCCGTGTGGCTTTTGAGGTGTTACAGGATGATTTAAGCAACCTGAAGCAAACGGTTAACCAGCTGAACCCCCGTTTCTTCGCCGATGCGGTAAATCGAATCGGTTCAGCGGAGAACATCGCTGTCGTCGCTTTTCGCAGCTCCCACTCGCTCGGCTATTTTCTCACTTTCTATCTCGATTTGATCCTGAAGAACACGGAACTGGTCATCCATTCCGATACGATGTTTGAACGACTCTCTGCTTTGGGAGAGAACGATCTGGTGATCGGGATCGGCTTTCCCCGCTATACGGCCCGGACGGTGCAAGCCCTGCAATATGCCCGATCACGGGGTATTCCCACCCTGGCTTTGACCGATTCAAACGGATCCCCGCTGGCGCGGGAAAGTGACGTCTATCTGATCGCTTCCAGCCGTTTGCCGTCTTATGTGGACTCCTTTACGGCTCCCCTCGCCTTGATCAACGCTTTACTGACGGCGGTGGGGCGCACGTATAAGAAAAAGGCGGCCAAGCGGTTGGAGGAGATGGAGCAGCTGTGGGATCGGGAAGGCATCTATTTTCCCGATGGATGA
- the ablB gene encoding putative beta-lysine N-acetyltransferase, translating to MSVPRDLVSRPTPVNTTVNVEPISRRIKVYGLPDGYDVETMRYLTALGEKEKCDKLIFYVKRHDRKTMKERNFVYEGYIGGFFRGETAYIYATFLNPERNRPVTKAEAEQVMERVRRDNKESVNPPLPKGYIMTYATKEDAKEMSRLYDRVFETYPTPMNDPSYIEEMMDQQVYFTLVKYRGRIVSASSADLLPTFNSAELTDCATLPAHRNHRLLSHQFSCQIQRMKRKGVQTLFCYARAVSTGMNLISVRNGFTCGGRMVQNSNIDGRLECMNIWFKKLF from the coding sequence ATGAGTGTGCCCCGCGATTTGGTTTCCCGGCCTACCCCGGTGAACACAACCGTAAATGTGGAACCGATCAGCCGCCGGATCAAAGTGTATGGACTTCCGGACGGTTACGATGTAGAGACGATGAGATACCTGACCGCTCTGGGTGAAAAGGAGAAGTGCGACAAACTGATTTTCTATGTAAAAAGGCACGATCGGAAGACCATGAAGGAACGGAACTTTGTTTACGAAGGATATATCGGCGGGTTTTTCCGCGGGGAGACCGCGTACATCTACGCCACATTCCTGAACCCGGAACGGAACAGGCCCGTGACAAAAGCGGAAGCGGAACAAGTCATGGAGAGGGTGAGAAGAGACAACAAGGAATCCGTCAATCCCCCTCTGCCGAAGGGCTATATCATGACCTACGCCACCAAAGAAGATGCAAAAGAAATGTCCCGACTGTATGACCGTGTATTTGAAACGTACCCCACTCCGATGAATGATCCTTCGTATATTGAAGAGATGATGGACCAACAGGTCTATTTTACACTCGTCAAATACCGGGGACGCATTGTCAGTGCCAGTTCGGCCGATCTTTTGCCCACATTCAATTCCGCCGAACTCACCGATTGCGCCACTTTGCCCGCCCATCGAAACCACCGCTTGCTGTCCCACCAATTCTCCTGTCAGATCCAACGGATGAAGCGGAAAGGAGTACAAACCCTGTTTTGCTATGCGCGTGCCGTTTCCACCGGCATGAATTTGATCAGCGTCCGGAACGGCTTCACCTGCGGCGGACGGATGGTGCAAAACAGTAACATTGACGGAAGACTGGAATGTATGAATATTTGGTTTAAAAAATTGTTTTAG
- a CDS encoding aspartate aminotransferase family protein, whose amino-acid sequence MATPAKPVPPLLEKTSQSARLFEEAAQCIPGGITANIKHFDPYPLFMESASGARMRDVDGNEYIDYNLCYGALMLGHGHPGVRRAVAEQWETMGSFVFGAPHALEAEMARKLIDLYPGIELIRFTNSGLEATMLAVRLARGWTEKRKIAKFEGHYHGGYDPMLINVQSRNRKRGERPRPVVDSRGVLDEYQDQTVVLPFNDWEASLEILEEEKNDLAGVILEPVQGGFIPPDPVFLRSLREWTNKQEIPLIFDEVKTGFRLGLSGAQGRYGITPDLTTLGKVLGGGFPVGAVGGRRAILETASPVHRGDVLSGNENQTHSRDVLFHSGTYNGHPTVLAAGLATISHLEYEGVFAKVEEATRLLRNGMEEILARWGCSGSTLGDGTIFNVMLSEQPVQNGTKRDAAYPCLRRELDIHLLERGIYIKPMNRFSLSTAHTPDVVAETLDRFEEGVKRLTGKE is encoded by the coding sequence ATGGCAACACCGGCAAAGCCGGTCCCCCCTTTGTTGGAAAAGACTTCACAGTCCGCCCGCTTATTTGAAGAGGCGGCCCAATGCATTCCTGGAGGGATCACCGCCAACATCAAGCATTTTGATCCCTACCCGTTGTTTATGGAATCGGCTTCAGGTGCCCGTATGCGGGACGTGGACGGGAATGAATACATCGATTACAACTTGTGTTATGGCGCGTTGATGTTGGGTCACGGTCATCCGGGAGTGCGGCGGGCGGTGGCGGAGCAGTGGGAAACGATGGGCAGTTTCGTCTTTGGGGCTCCCCATGCCTTGGAAGCTGAAATGGCCCGTAAATTGATCGATCTCTATCCGGGTATTGAGTTGATTCGCTTTACCAATTCGGGGTTGGAGGCGACGATGTTGGCTGTTCGTCTCGCCCGCGGCTGGACGGAAAAACGAAAAATCGCAAAATTTGAGGGCCATTATCACGGGGGCTATGACCCGATGCTGATCAATGTGCAATCCCGGAATCGGAAACGGGGGGAACGGCCGCGGCCGGTGGTGGATTCCAGGGGCGTCTTGGATGAATACCAGGATCAGACAGTGGTTCTTCCCTTCAACGACTGGGAAGCATCCCTGGAGATTTTGGAAGAAGAGAAGAACGATTTGGCCGGCGTGATCCTGGAGCCGGTGCAGGGCGGATTTATTCCCCCTGACCCCGTATTTCTCCGTTCGCTGCGGGAATGGACGAATAAGCAGGAGATCCCGCTGATCTTTGACGAAGTGAAAACAGGGTTCCGTCTCGGTCTGTCCGGCGCGCAAGGCCGTTATGGAATCACTCCCGATCTGACCACACTGGGCAAGGTGCTGGGGGGAGGGTTTCCCGTAGGCGCGGTGGGCGGCCGGCGGGCGATCCTGGAGACAGCATCCCCGGTACATCGAGGGGATGTCCTGTCTGGTAACGAAAATCAGACTCACAGTCGGGATGTTCTCTTTCACAGCGGGACCTACAACGGTCATCCGACGGTATTGGCGGCCGGATTGGCCACCATTTCCCATTTGGAATACGAGGGAGTGTTCGCTAAGGTGGAGGAAGCAACCCGGCTTTTGCGGAATGGGATGGAGGAGATTTTGGCGCGTTGGGGATGTTCGGGAAGTACGCTGGGGGATGGGACCATCTTCAATGTGATGTTGTCGGAGCAACCGGTACAAAACGGGACAAAGAGAGATGCGGCCTACCCTTGTCTGAGGCGTGAACTGGATATTCATCTGTTGGAACGGGGGATATACATTAAACCCATGAATCGTTTCTCCCTGTCAACAGCACATACTCCAGACGTGGTGGCCGAGACGTTGGATCGGTTTGAGGAAGGGGTGAAACGGCTGACTGGAAAGGAGTGA
- the nadD gene encoding nicotinate-nucleotide adenylyltransferase, which yields MKTGLFGGTFDPIHHGHLIMAEQAREAAGLDEVWFIPAARPPHKSGCVTASAEHRFFMVQQAVEGVPGFSVSRIELERSGPSYTADTLEVLMHHHPEREFFFILGSDMVLDLPRWYKIKEILNTVRMIGLTRPGHDWENDDRLPEWIRKRLIPVTGGIQVMLSSTDIRERVRTGRSIRFLVPDSVRRHIEENHLYESS from the coding sequence ATGAAAACGGGGTTATTCGGAGGCACCTTCGACCCGATCCACCATGGCCATCTCATCATGGCGGAGCAGGCGCGGGAAGCAGCGGGCCTGGACGAGGTTTGGTTCATTCCCGCCGCCCGGCCCCCCCATAAGTCCGGCTGTGTCACGGCGTCGGCGGAACATCGTTTTTTTATGGTGCAGCAGGCGGTGGAGGGGGTGCCCGGTTTTTCCGTTTCCCGGATCGAGCTGGAGCGCTCCGGCCCTTCTTATACGGCGGATACGTTGGAAGTCTTGATGCATCACCATCCAGAACGGGAATTTTTCTTCATTCTGGGCAGTGATATGGTGCTGGATTTGCCGAGATGGTATAAAATAAAAGAAATCCTGAATACGGTGCGGATGATTGGTCTGACTCGGCCCGGACACGACTGGGAGAATGACGACCGCCTTCCGGAGTGGATACGGAAACGTCTGATTCCGGTAACGGGAGGCATACAGGTGATGCTTTCGTCTACGGATATTCGTGAACGGGTGCGTACGGGGAGGTCCATTCGATTCCTGGTGCCGGATTCAGTTCGCCGTCATATAGAGGAGAATCATTTGTATGAATCGAGCTGA
- the yqeK gene encoding bis(5'-nucleosyl)-tetraphosphatase (symmetrical) YqeK: MNRADWREAVRAQMPRTRWEHTLRVVDTAKVLAERFGADVEKAETAALLHDYCKFWPVGKMRRMIWDKGLPRDLLEHNTELWHAFVGAEAVREELGVGDDEILNAIRYHTSGRPHMSLLEQVIFVADVIEPGRRYPGVDEIRKLAETDLERALLQSLDNTLRFLIDRCQKVYPLTLAARNDLVDRVHRPNLKEESL, encoded by the coding sequence ATGAATCGAGCTGATTGGAGAGAAGCGGTTCGAGCCCAGATGCCCCGTACCCGTTGGGAACACACCCTGCGAGTGGTTGACACGGCCAAGGTGTTGGCGGAGCGGTTTGGCGCCGATGTGGAAAAAGCGGAAACGGCAGCTTTGCTGCATGATTATTGCAAGTTTTGGCCGGTGGGAAAAATGCGGCGGATGATCTGGGACAAGGGTCTTCCCCGCGACCTTTTGGAGCACAATACGGAGTTGTGGCACGCGTTTGTGGGAGCGGAAGCCGTTCGAGAGGAACTGGGGGTAGGGGACGACGAAATTTTAAATGCGATCCGTTATCATACCTCTGGTCGTCCGCATATGAGTTTACTGGAACAAGTGATCTTTGTTGCCGACGTGATCGAACCGGGACGCCGCTACCCGGGAGTGGATGAAATCCGTAAATTGGCGGAGACCGATTTGGAGCGGGCGCTTCTTCAGTCGTTGGACAACACCCTTCGTTTTCTGATTGATCGCTGTCAAAAAGTGTACCCACTGACACTGGCTGCCCGAAACGATTTGGTGGACCGGGTCCACCGACCAAATTTGAAGGAGGAATCTCTTTGA
- the comER gene encoding late competence protein ComER, whose product MAIGFIGTGSMGRTLIQSFIHADKLAPEEIVVHNRTRNKAEELARNYPGLRVAADNRELVRQSSLFFLCVKPGEFRHVLEEIQDCVRSDQIAISITSPVMIRDLEEWLPAKVAKIIPSITQAVHAGHSLFIPGERLHATDREILWNLFSAISRPLVIEEDHVRIASDLASCSPAFLAHLLEKLADAAVEETNISREQALALVTQMTDGLGRLLTEGGFTLKSLQERVAVPGGITRKGLDLLDTGVGSVFHDLIRLTHAKYAEDVQQVKTALLTEKERNH is encoded by the coding sequence GTGGCGATCGGCTTTATCGGAACGGGAAGCATGGGGCGCACCCTGATCCAATCTTTCATTCACGCCGACAAGCTAGCCCCTGAAGAGATCGTTGTCCATAACCGCACCCGGAACAAAGCGGAAGAGTTGGCCAGGAACTATCCCGGTCTTCGCGTGGCGGCCGACAACCGGGAACTGGTCCGGCAATCCTCCCTGTTCTTCCTTTGCGTCAAACCCGGAGAATTTCGACATGTGTTGGAAGAAATCCAGGATTGCGTACGATCGGATCAGATTGCAATCTCCATCACCAGCCCGGTGATGATCCGGGATCTGGAAGAATGGCTGCCGGCCAAGGTGGCCAAAATCATCCCCAGCATCACCCAGGCGGTTCACGCGGGTCATTCCCTCTTCATCCCGGGTGAGCGCCTTCACGCAACAGACCGGGAAATATTGTGGAATCTGTTTTCAGCCATCAGCCGCCCCTTGGTGATTGAGGAAGATCATGTCCGGATCGCCTCCGACCTGGCCAGTTGCTCTCCCGCATTTTTAGCCCATTTGTTGGAAAAGTTAGCCGATGCTGCGGTGGAAGAAACCAATATTTCACGGGAACAGGCCCTCGCCCTGGTTACCCAGATGACGGATGGTTTGGGACGCTTGCTAACGGAGGGCGGCTTTACGTTAAAGAGCCTGCAAGAACGGGTGGCGGTCCCCGGCGGCATCACCCGAAAAGGACTGGATCTATTGGATACCGGTGTCGGATCTGTCTTCCACGACCTGATCCGGCTCACCCATGCCAAGTACGCAGAAGACGTTCAACAGGTAAAAACCGCTCTACTGACAGAGAAAGAGAGAAATCATTGA